One genomic window of Actinoalloteichus hoggarensis includes the following:
- the argJ gene encoding bifunctional glutamate N-acetyltransferase/amino-acid acetyltransferase ArgJ, with protein sequence MSTTFSAELGDLPLDRGLGVTASAGFRAAGVAAGIKTGGAKDLALLVNDGPADVAAGVFTTNKVVAAPVRWSQQVLSHHRLRAVVLNSGCANACTGPEGFQDTHATAERVAELLEIGAVDVAVCSTGLIGERLPMDAVHGGVRTAVDALSGEARSGLDAATAVMTTDTVSKQVAYRHPAGWSIGGLAKGAGMCAPNMATMLSLITTDAVVDAKLLDFALRAAVERTFHRLDVDGSTSTNDTVLLCSSGASRISPPPGVFTGALTEVCADLVEQLQLDAEGATKRVRIEVSGAAGEGDATRVARTVAEDHLVGTALFGSDPNWGRIAMAVGRSGADVDPDLLDISINGVLLCKNGAKAAERDTADLSGTDIEVRIDLNLGENSTTVLTTDLSHAYVEENSAYSS encoded by the coding sequence ATGAGCACCACATTCTCCGCCGAACTGGGCGACCTGCCCCTCGACCGCGGCCTCGGCGTCACAGCCTCGGCGGGTTTCCGCGCCGCAGGCGTCGCCGCGGGCATCAAGACCGGCGGCGCCAAGGACCTCGCGCTGCTGGTCAACGACGGCCCCGCCGATGTGGCGGCGGGCGTGTTCACCACCAACAAGGTCGTGGCCGCCCCGGTGCGCTGGTCACAGCAGGTCCTGAGTCACCATCGACTGCGTGCCGTGGTGCTGAACTCCGGCTGCGCCAATGCCTGTACCGGCCCGGAGGGCTTCCAGGACACCCACGCCACGGCGGAACGGGTGGCCGAGCTGCTGGAGATCGGCGCCGTCGACGTGGCGGTCTGCTCCACCGGGCTCATCGGCGAACGGCTGCCGATGGACGCGGTGCACGGCGGGGTGCGCACCGCGGTCGACGCGCTCTCCGGCGAGGCCCGGTCCGGGCTGGACGCGGCCACGGCGGTGATGACCACCGACACGGTCTCCAAGCAGGTCGCCTACCGGCATCCGGCGGGCTGGAGCATCGGCGGCCTGGCCAAGGGCGCGGGCATGTGCGCGCCGAACATGGCGACGATGCTCTCCCTCATCACGACCGACGCGGTGGTCGACGCCAAGCTGCTCGACTTCGCGCTGCGCGCCGCCGTCGAACGCACCTTCCACCGTCTCGACGTCGACGGCTCGACCTCCACCAACGACACCGTCCTGCTCTGCTCCTCCGGCGCCTCCCGGATCAGCCCGCCGCCGGGTGTCTTCACCGGTGCGCTCACGGAGGTGTGCGCCGACCTCGTGGAACAGTTGCAGCTCGATGCCGAGGGCGCGACGAAGCGAGTGCGGATCGAGGTCAGCGGCGCGGCAGGGGAGGGCGACGCGACGAGGGTCGCCCGCACCGTCGCCGAGGACCACCTCGTCGGCACCGCCCTGTTCGGCTCCGATCCGAACTGGGGACGGATCGCCATGGCGGTCGGTCGGTCGGGAGCGGACGTCGATCCTGATCTGCTCGACATCAGCATCAACGGCGTCCTGCTCTGCAAGAACGGCGCCAAGGCCGCCGAACGTGACACGGCCGACCTGTCCGGTACGGACATCGAGGTGC